A window of the Radiobacillus deserti genome harbors these coding sequences:
- a CDS encoding bifunctional 3-deoxy-7-phosphoheptulonate synthase/chorismate mutase yields the protein MGNEQLDQLRDKLDEVNIQILDLINSRAEIVKEIGEIKEKQGAIYYDPVRERDMLNKITAKNNGPFEDSTIVHLFKEIFKAGLELQKDDHRKALLVSRKKKPEDTVIEINGERFGDGNQHFIMGPCAVESYEQVAEVAAAVKKQGLKLLRGGAFKPRTSPYDFQGLGLEGLKILKRVADEYELAVVSEIVNPADIEKAVEYIDVIQIGARNMQNFELLKAAGEVNKPVLLKRGLSATISEFINAAEYIMSRGNGNIILCERGIRTYERATRNTLDITAVPILKQETHLPVMVDVTHSTGRRDLLLPAAKAALAIGADGVMAEVHPDPAVALSDSAQQMDIETFNTFMNELKK from the coding sequence TTGGGGAATGAGCAACTTGATCAGTTACGTGACAAATTGGATGAGGTAAACATACAGATTCTAGACCTTATCAATAGTCGTGCAGAGATTGTCAAAGAAATTGGAGAAATTAAGGAAAAGCAAGGTGCCATTTATTATGATCCAGTTCGCGAGAGAGATATGCTCAACAAAATAACAGCAAAAAATAATGGACCTTTTGAAGATTCTACCATTGTTCATTTATTTAAGGAAATTTTTAAAGCTGGTCTTGAGTTGCAGAAAGACGATCATCGTAAGGCTCTATTAGTATCCAGAAAGAAAAAGCCAGAAGATACAGTAATTGAGATTAATGGAGAGAGATTCGGAGACGGAAACCAACACTTTATTATGGGACCTTGTGCGGTTGAAAGCTATGAGCAAGTAGCAGAAGTTGCTGCAGCTGTTAAAAAACAAGGCTTGAAATTATTACGTGGTGGTGCTTTTAAACCAAGAACTTCTCCTTATGATTTCCAAGGGCTTGGTTTAGAAGGCTTGAAAATATTAAAACGTGTGGCAGATGAATATGAGCTTGCAGTTGTAAGTGAAATTGTAAACCCAGCAGACATTGAAAAAGCAGTTGAATATATTGATGTCATTCAAATTGGTGCACGTAATATGCAAAACTTTGAATTACTTAAAGCAGCAGGGGAAGTCAATAAACCAGTTCTCCTAAAAAGAGGATTGTCTGCCACTATTTCTGAATTTATCAACGCAGCTGAATATATCATGTCCAGAGGTAATGGAAACATTATTCTGTGCGAGCGAGGTATTCGTACGTATGAAAGGGCAACACGTAATACATTAGATATCACAGCTGTTCCAATCCTGAAACAAGAAACACATTTACCTGTAATGGTGGATGTAACTCATTCAACAGGGCGTAGAGACTTATTGTTACCTGCCGCTAAAGCAGCGCTTGCTATTGGTGCTGATGGAGTGATGGCGGAGGTACATCCAGATCCAGCGGTTGCATTATCTGATTCAGCGCAACAAATGGATATAGAAACCTTTAACACATTCATGAACGAATTAAAGAAATAA
- the ccpA gene encoding catabolite control protein A, producing the protein MTVTIYDVAREANVSMATVSRVVNGNPNVKPATRKKVLNTIQQLGYRPNAVARGLASKKTTTVGAIIPDISSIFFSELARGIEDIATMYKYNIILSNSDQNKEKELHLINTMLEKQVDGIVYMGGVISEDHINQFQTASVPVVLAATVDQTETIPSVNIDYEEAAYEATNLLIDHGHQHPAFVTATEETEMNNQKYAGYLRAIKENNNEVKEERIIKGDYSYDSGIEAIEQLIALENRPTAVFVASDEMALGVIHGAQDRGLDIPNDLEVFGFDNTRLATMVRPTLSTIVQPMYDIGAVAMRLLTKYMNKEEVTDQSIILPHRMIERNSTKSE; encoded by the coding sequence ATGACAGTTACAATATATGATGTAGCAAGAGAAGCAAATGTTTCCATGGCAACTGTATCAAGGGTAGTCAATGGGAATCCAAATGTTAAACCAGCAACGCGTAAGAAGGTATTGAATACGATTCAACAACTAGGATATCGACCAAATGCTGTAGCGCGTGGGTTAGCAAGTAAGAAAACAACTACGGTTGGAGCAATTATTCCAGATATATCTAGTATCTTTTTCTCTGAGTTAGCGAGAGGTATTGAAGATATTGCAACGATGTATAAATATAACATTATCTTAAGTAACTCGGATCAAAACAAAGAAAAAGAATTACACCTTATCAATACGATGTTAGAAAAGCAGGTGGATGGAATTGTCTACATGGGTGGAGTAATTTCTGAAGATCACATTAATCAATTTCAAACAGCATCTGTACCTGTTGTATTGGCAGCTACGGTGGATCAAACAGAAACTATTCCTTCTGTAAATATTGATTATGAAGAAGCGGCATATGAAGCGACCAATCTTTTGATTGATCACGGACATCAACACCCAGCTTTTGTAACTGCGACAGAAGAGACTGAAATGAATAATCAAAAATACGCTGGATATCTTCGTGCGATTAAAGAAAACAATAATGAAGTAAAAGAAGAGAGAATCATAAAAGGGGACTATTCTTATGATTCAGGAATCGAAGCAATTGAACAATTAATAGCACTTGAGAACCGCCCAACTGCTGTGTTTGTTGCATCCGATGAAATGGCACTAGGAGTTATTCATGGTGCTCAAGATCGTGGGTTAGATATTCCAAATGATTTGGAAGTATTCGGGTTTGATAATACTCGTTTAGCAACAATGGTTCGCCCAACGTTATCTACGATTGTACAGCCAATGTATGATATCGGTGCTGTTGCGATGCGTTTATTAACCAAATATATGAATAAAGAAGAGGTCACAGATCAAAGTATCATCTTACCTCACCGTATGATTGAAAGAAATTCAACAAAATCTGAATAA
- a CDS encoding acetoin utilization protein AcuC produces MNCSAKFIYSDELLDYQFNKHHPFNQQRIKMTKELLEAESLLNALDIVKPRMATEEELKLVHTSEYIDVIKRASVEKVDAEEFFNYGIGTEDTPIFPGMHDASRLLVGASLTAVDQVLSGEVLHALNLGGGLHHGFPNKASGFCIYNDAATAIQYIRKNYNLRVLYVDTDAHHGDGVQSVFYDDPNVCTLSIHETGRYLFPGTGQVHERGVQAGYGYSFNVPIDAFTEDESFLDIYESSLRTIMDYFQPDIIVSQNGADAHYYDPLTHLCSTMRTYEHIPKLAHQLAHEYCDGKWIALGGGGYDIWRVVPRAWSQIWSIMKTNTIVQGRLPAEWVKHWEKESPVTLPEFWHDLDEIYPSIPRKEEISEKNCRTLEILLQYAKNKNKFYNQM; encoded by the coding sequence ATGAACTGTAGTGCTAAGTTTATTTACTCAGATGAATTATTAGATTATCAATTTAATAAACACCATCCATTTAACCAGCAAAGAATTAAAATGACGAAAGAACTTTTGGAAGCAGAGTCCCTCTTAAATGCTTTGGATATCGTAAAACCTAGAATGGCAACAGAAGAAGAACTAAAACTGGTGCACACCTCTGAATATATAGATGTCATCAAACGTGCTAGTGTGGAAAAAGTGGATGCTGAAGAATTTTTTAATTATGGGATTGGTACAGAGGATACTCCAATATTTCCTGGAATGCACGACGCATCCCGCCTTTTAGTTGGAGCTAGCCTTACCGCAGTTGATCAAGTTTTATCTGGAGAAGTGCTACATGCCTTAAATTTAGGTGGTGGTCTTCACCATGGATTCCCAAATAAAGCTTCTGGCTTTTGCATTTATAACGATGCAGCTACTGCTATTCAATATATTCGAAAAAACTATAATTTACGGGTATTATACGTGGACACGGATGCTCATCATGGGGATGGGGTTCAAAGTGTTTTTTATGATGATCCTAACGTTTGTACCCTATCGATTCATGAAACAGGAAGATATTTGTTTCCTGGCACTGGGCAAGTACATGAGCGTGGTGTTCAAGCTGGATATGGCTATTCGTTTAATGTCCCTATAGATGCATTTACCGAGGATGAATCATTTCTAGACATCTATGAATCTTCCCTTAGAACAATTATGGACTATTTTCAACCAGATATTATTGTGAGTCAGAACGGAGCAGATGCTCATTATTATGATCCTCTTACCCACCTTTGTTCTACCATGAGAACTTATGAACATATACCAAAACTAGCGCATCAATTAGCACACGAATACTGTGATGGAAAATGGATTGCACTTGGTGGTGGTGGCTATGATATTTGGCGTGTAGTACCTCGCGCTTGGTCTCAAATCTGGAGTATAATGAAAACGAATACAATTGTTCAAGGACGTTTACCAGCTGAGTGGGTAAAGCATTGGGAAAAAGAGTCACCCGTAACACTTCCTGAATTCTGGCATGATTTAGATGAAATCTATCCATCGATACCGAGAAAAGAAGAAATTAGTGAGAAAAATTGTCGAACATTAGAAATTCTTTTACAATATGCAAAGAACAAAAATAAATTTTATAATCAAATGTAA
- the motP gene encoding flagellar motor protein MotP, translated as MKKLDLLTPVGITLGFLLIMFGILSSGGASGVISFLDLASFFIVIGGLVAAILINFNRKQLKLTGQVLKEAFRQVQQPLPQLIDQMEALSEKARREGLLALEMEMSKVEDPFVKKGILLAVDGYEPEVIRDILTAEILAMEERHQRGRAIIEKAGEYAPAWGMIGTLIGLVLMLKNLEDPSTLGPNMAVALLTTFYGTVLANLVFIPMASKLENRTEEEVFFKQIVLEGIIGVQSGENPRILREKLSVFLTSDLRKEAKLELDRTYTGETINEA; from the coding sequence ATGAAAAAGTTGGACTTACTAACACCTGTTGGAATAACACTAGGTTTCCTGCTTATTATGTTCGGAATTTTATCTAGTGGAGGCGCGTCTGGGGTTATTTCCTTTTTAGACCTCGCCTCCTTTTTTATTGTAATAGGTGGACTAGTAGCAGCGATACTTATTAATTTTAATCGCAAACAATTAAAATTAACTGGACAGGTATTAAAAGAAGCATTTCGTCAGGTGCAACAGCCACTACCGCAATTGATTGATCAAATGGAAGCTTTATCAGAAAAGGCTCGCCGAGAAGGGCTGTTAGCACTAGAAATGGAAATGAGTAAAGTGGAAGATCCATTTGTGAAAAAAGGAATCCTGCTTGCTGTGGATGGGTATGAACCAGAGGTGATTCGAGATATACTGACAGCAGAAATCCTTGCAATGGAGGAGCGCCATCAAAGAGGGCGTGCAATTATTGAGAAAGCAGGAGAGTACGCACCTGCGTGGGGAATGATAGGTACACTTATAGGTCTTGTGCTTATGTTAAAAAACCTAGAAGACCCCTCTACATTGGGACCAAATATGGCAGTAGCTTTGTTAACAACCTTTTATGGTACAGTATTAGCAAATCTTGTGTTCATCCCGATGGCTAGTAAATTAGAAAACCGAACAGAGGAAGAAGTATTCTTCAAGCAGATTGTACTGGAGGGAATCATTGGTGTGCAGTCAGGAGAAAACCCTCGTATTTTGCGTGAAAAGCTTTCCGTTTTTCTTACTTCCGATTTGCGGAAAGAAGCGAAACTAGAATTAGATCGCACCTATACTGGAGAAACAATTAATGAAGCTTAG
- the motS gene encoding flagellar motor protein MotS gives MKLRKRRKNEKSSPKWMVTYADMVTLVLVFFILLFSMSQIDMIKFQELAESFRNRMVFDASSSVLPNEKGNVEAEQEVTPEEEPITETEDEMDSLDELLRMVNAFIKENNMQATVTANRRQEGVELVLQEKVLFNSGEADIIEAGKPLLDRIAILLKEIPNKIKVEGHTDNRPISNFRYPSNWELSGARASSVIRYLEDTHKFQGSKFEAAIGYGDTKPIVPNTSSENWRKNRRVEIVILQKTENKNT, from the coding sequence ATGAAGCTTAGAAAAAGAAGAAAGAACGAGAAAAGTTCACCAAAATGGATGGTCACGTATGCGGATATGGTCACGCTAGTGCTTGTATTTTTCATTTTGCTCTTTTCGATGTCGCAGATCGACATGATTAAATTTCAAGAACTAGCGGAATCATTTCGTAACCGAATGGTGTTTGATGCCTCCTCCTCTGTTCTTCCTAATGAAAAGGGTAATGTAGAAGCGGAGCAAGAAGTGACGCCGGAAGAGGAACCTATAACAGAAACAGAAGACGAAATGGATTCATTGGACGAATTATTGCGAATGGTGAATGCTTTTATTAAGGAAAATAATATGCAAGCAACGGTAACTGCAAATCGTAGACAAGAGGGCGTTGAATTAGTGCTGCAAGAAAAGGTATTATTTAATTCAGGGGAAGCGGACATAATTGAAGCAGGGAAGCCTTTGCTTGACCGTATTGCCATATTGCTAAAGGAAATACCAAATAAAATAAAAGTGGAAGGTCATACCGATAATCGGCCCATTTCAAACTTCCGTTATCCATCTAACTGGGAGTTATCTGGCGCAAGAGCAAGTAGCGTAATACGGTACTTAGAAGATACACATAAGTTCCAAGGGAGTAAATTCGAAGCTGCTATTGGTTATGGAGATACGAAACCCATTGTACCTAACACATCTTCTGAGAATTGGAGAAAAAATAGAAGAGTAGAGATCGTTATATTACAAAAAACAGAAAATAAGAATACGTAA